In a genomic window of Chaetodon auriga isolate fChaAug3 chromosome 1, fChaAug3.hap1, whole genome shotgun sequence:
- the dkk3a gene encoding dickkopf-related protein 3a translates to MMRVALLILALTAVSSGILPEIVDSGISHILEGNSDQGQTELDRMFVEVEQLPEDPQQKPEDAFHQRYNESVSPSLHPNNLPPNHHNDTASDKVIDSEHVNTSGDQETNNITTADQSTDLGNSIDHGCMTVEDCGKGRYCLYDTHDSKCLPCKAIDVPCTKDEECCGEQLCVWGQCSQNATKGEAGSTCQYQTDCISDLCCAFHKALLFPVCSAKPIERERCFGASNHLVELLSWDIQDEGPRKHCPCAGDLHCQHLGRGSMCLKGEDSSEEDLTDTLYSEIDYII, encoded by the exons atgatgcGAGTCGCCCTGCTAATTCTGGCTCTCACAGCAGTCAGCAGTGGCATCCTCCCCGAGATAGTGGACTCGGGCATCAGTCACATCCTGGAGGGTAATTCCGACCAGGGACAAACGGAGCTGgaccgcatgtttgtggaagTGGAGCAACTGCCAGAGGATCCGCAGCAGAAGCCCGAGGATGCGTTTCACCAA AGGTACAACGAAAGTGTCAGTCCGAGCCTTCATCCCAATAACCTTCCTCCAAATCATCACAATGACACTGCTTCTGATAAAGTGATTGACAGTGAACATGTAAACACCTCAGGAGACCAG gagacaaacaaCATTACCACGGCCGACCAGTCCACTGACCTGGGCAACAGTATTGATCAT GGATGTATGACTGTCGAGGACTGTGGGAAGGGAAGGTACTGCCTGTATGACACACACGACTCAAAGTGTCTGCCCTGCAAAGCAATCGATGTG ccCTGTACTAAGGATGAGGAGTGCTGTGGTGAGCAGCTATGCGTATGGGGTCAATGCAGTCAAAATGCAACCAAAGGAGAAGCTGGCAGCACTTGTCAATACCAGACTGACTGCATCTCAgacctctgctgtgctttccatAAAG CCCTGCTCTTCCCTGTCTGCTCGGCCAAGCCCATTGAGCGTGAGCGCTGCTTTGGTGCCTCCAACCACCTGGTAGAGCTGTTGTCCTGGGACATTCAGGACGAGGGACCCAGGAAACACTGCCCCTGTGCAGGAGATCTCCACTGCCAGCACCTGGG GCGAGGGTCCATGTGCCTTAAAGGAGAGGACTCGAGTGAAGAGGACCTGACAGACACTCTATACTCGGAGATAGACTATATAATCTAG